From a region of the Leptolyngbya sp. CCY15150 genome:
- a CDS encoding TIGR03032 family protein, translating into MPENSSRLELSGSRQFTSWLAQKHLSLAFTTYQAGKVFWIGLQPNGQLSVFERTFERCMGLTVHHNSLYLSTLYQLWRFENSLSPSQNYQGYDAVYVPQMSYITGDLDIHDVVMAEGNPRPVFVNTLFSCLATVSETHSFVPLWQPPFISKLAAEDRCHLNGLALRDGQPRYVTSVSRSDVADGWRDHRSDGGCVIDIESNEIIATGLSMPHSPRWYRDRLWLLNSGTGEFGYVDTATGQFEAVTFCPGYLRGLAFVGDFAIVGLSEPRHNKSFQGLALDAALAKKDTTPRCGIGVIDLRSGDLVHTLRIEGAVSELYDVVSIPNVQRPMAIGIRSDEIRRVISMGEA; encoded by the coding sequence ATGCCTGAAAACTCCTCTCGTCTGGAGTTGAGTGGATCGCGACAATTTACATCCTGGCTGGCCCAAAAGCACCTGAGCCTAGCCTTCACAACCTATCAAGCCGGAAAGGTATTTTGGATTGGCCTACAGCCCAACGGCCAGCTATCGGTCTTTGAACGCACCTTTGAACGCTGCATGGGCTTAACCGTCCATCACAATAGCCTCTACCTCAGTACGCTCTATCAACTGTGGCGCTTTGAAAATAGCCTCAGTCCTAGCCAAAACTACCAGGGCTACGATGCCGTCTATGTGCCGCAGATGTCCTACATCACCGGTGATTTAGACATCCATGATGTGGTGATGGCTGAAGGCAACCCCCGCCCAGTTTTTGTCAATACGCTGTTTAGTTGCTTAGCAACCGTCAGTGAAACCCATAGCTTTGTCCCCCTCTGGCAACCGCCGTTTATCAGTAAGCTAGCGGCTGAAGATCGCTGTCATCTCAACGGCTTAGCGCTACGGGATGGGCAACCGCGCTATGTGACCAGCGTGAGCCGCAGTGATGTGGCTGATGGCTGGCGCGACCATCGCAGCGATGGCGGTTGCGTCATCGATATTGAGAGTAATGAAATCATCGCGACGGGGCTATCGATGCCCCATTCACCCCGGTGGTATCGCGATCGCCTCTGGCTGTTGAACTCCGGAACTGGCGAGTTTGGCTATGTGGATACCGCAACCGGCCAGTTTGAAGCGGTGACCTTTTGCCCCGGCTATCTGCGTGGCCTGGCATTTGTCGGAGACTTCGCCATTGTGGGGCTGTCAGAACCCCGCCATAACAAGAGTTTTCAAGGCTTGGCGTTAGATGCTGCCCTGGCGAAGAAGGACACCACGCCGCGCTGTGGGATTGGCGTGATAGACCTGCGCAGTGGCGATCTGGTGCATACGTTACGCATTGAAGGGGCCGTTTCAGAACTCTATGACGTGGTGAGCATTCCTAATGTGCAGCGTCCCATGGCGATCGGCATTCGCTCCGATGAAATCCGTCGAGTCATCTCCATGGGAGAGGCGTGA